The sequence below is a genomic window from Candidatus Methanoperedens sp..
TAACGTTTTTCCAATAAACAGGCCGACGGAGATACGATCCATCCAGAGCAATGATGTGGATATGAAATCCGCGAATGCCGGCATAAGGGTGGGACTTGCGCTAAAAGGAGTTCAGTCAAAGGATTTCGACCGTGGATATTTAATTTCGCAGAGGGAAGAGGTATCTTCCAAATTCAGCCTGAAATGCCGACTCACGAGGTTCACATCCGGGCTCGGCGTAGGGGATACCGTTCATCTATTCGCAGGGCTCCAGGTGATGCCTGCAACGATCGGGACCATTTCAATAGCAGGCAAAGATGTCACACAGGCTCCGCCGGGTTCTGAGTGTGACGTTTCCATGACGACCCAGAGCAATATCGCATACACTAAAGGTGATCGATTCCTTATCGCACAGCTCAACAATCCCAAACAGAGGCTTGTTGCAGGCTGTGAGGTCGTGTAAAAACTGATGTCTTTCTATGAACTTTGCAATAATGCTGCCGAGGCGGTCGAAGAGGCTGTTTCAGACCTTATAGGAAAACCCGAAGCGGCGGTTATGCTTCGTATCGGGGCTGACGGCACCCCTACAGAGAAGATAGACGAAGTCGCCGAGAACGCTGCGCTTTCCACGCTTCTGGCAAGTGGCAAGTCTATGCGTTTTGTGAGCGAGGAACTGGGCGAAAAAACGATTGGCAAGAAACCTGATTTCACTTTCGTTCTTGACCCGATCGACGGCACCTTCAACGCAGTAAACAATATCCCCTTTTTCTGCGTTCCTGTTGCGATAGGTAATTCTGACCTGTCGGATATCAGGTACGGGTACGTAAAGAACCTGGTCAACGGGGATATCTATACTGCGGAGAAGGGAAAAGGTGCATACTTGAATGGAAAGAAAATACATGTTTCAGATCTTTCGAATTTATCCCAATTAAGCGTAATATCCTACAGCCACAAACCTTTTGCAATAGCGATCAATAATCACAGCGTCAGAAGAGTAAGAGTATTCGGGTGCGCTGCTCTTGAACTCTGCTATATCGCATCCGGAATATTCGACGCGTTCTTCGACATGCGCGGGATGCTCCGCGTCACAGACATAGCAGCAGGGAAACTTATTGCTGAGGAAGCGGGCGGGCTTGTGACCGATGGAACGGGGAAGTCTCTTTCCACGCCCCTTGATGTGAAACAGCGGGTGAATGTGATTGCCAGTAACGGACGCGTCCATCAAAAATTGCTTGAGCTTGTATAGGTGCATATGAAAAAAATCGGGTTGATCTCCAGATGCGACAGGGACGATGTGCTTGCTCTTGCTGACGAGATCGTAAATCACCTCAGCTCAAATGTGGAAGTGCTCATAGATATGAAGACGGCCGAGAAAATCCATCGTAAGGGTACGCCTGTTGCTGAAATGAGAAAAAAAGGAGCTGAATTCGTAATTTCCATAGGGGGTGATGGGACCGTGCTTCGCGGGATCCAGAAAATGGAGGACCCTCTCCCTGTGCTCGGGATAAACATGGGAACTTTCGGGTTCCTTGTGGATGTAGATCCGGAGGAGGCGCTCACGGTCATAGATAAGGTGCTTTCCGGTTTTGAGGTGGAAGATCGCTCCCGGCTTGCGATCATGCTCAATTATGAGCCTCTTCCTCCCGCCACCAATGAAGTTGTGATAATCACAGCAAATCCCGCAAAGATCTTGTCTTACAGGATATTCGTGGACAAGAACCAGTTAGAGGAACTGAGGGCGGATGGTGTGGTTTTTGCCACGCCCACGGGCTCCACGGCCTACGCCATGAGCGCGGGCGGGCCCATAGTGGACCCGGGCGTTGACGGCACGGTGATAGTCCCATTGGCTCCTTTCAAATTATCGTCGCGTCCTTGGGTTGTCCCGGCCAAAAGTGAGATACGGGTGGAACTCACAGTCCCGAAAAAGGAAGCTGTGATCGTGATAGACGGACAGCATACGAGAAAGATAAAAGAAGATGACACGATCTTTATCACGAAAGCGGATAAGCCCGCAAGGTTCGTGAAGACGAGGAAGGATGGGTTCTACGAAAAAGTAAAAAGCAAGCTTGCATGAATAAGATAGCCAAAAAAGGTTATGCTATTTAGGAATTATGATCATTATCGGAATTGACCCAGGACTTGCCACTGTCGGCTTTGGGGTCTTACGAAAAGAGAAAAACACGATAACACCTGTCAGCTATGGATGCATAAGAACCCCTGCTGAAAAACAGGTTCCTGAACGTCTTCTGGAAATATACTCTGAGATCTGCACATTGCTTGAAAAGTATGCCCCGTCCGCGGTCGCAGTCGAGAGACTCTTTTTCAATAAGAATGTCACAAACGCGATGAGCGTGAGTGAGGCAAGGGGTGTCATCTTTCTTGCCGTGCAGCAAAAGAGTATCCCGATCTTTGAATATACCCCGAACCAGATAAAACAGGCCATTACAGGCTCGGGGCGGGCGGATAAAAGACAGATGCAGGAAATGATAAAAAGGCTTTTGAACCTGGATGAACTGCCGCAGCCCGATGATGCGGCGGACGGGCTTTCGATTGCTTTATGCCATATAAATATAATTGAAACTGGATTATGCCATTAATAACGTTTTTTATGGCTGTGAGCGTGTGTGGTCTATTCATTCGGAATAGGCTCAAATTGAAAACTAACTCCCGCCAATCCCTAAACTTTATCTTATTTTTAGGAAGTCGAGCCCCATAAACGCAATATGAGGCATTTTTTGTCTTTAAGCGGTACCAGTCTATTTTTAATAGCAGGGCGATTGATGACGGCATGAAAGATTTTATCAGTGCATGCTCAAGGCAATATAGGCGAATTTTAACTGGAGAAATAAAGGTGTTCAGTAAGTTTTTATATTATGTGCTTTATATGTATACCTTATATAGAGAGTTTCCTCGCCTAAAGCAAAAACTATATAATACAATAATTAAAGAGTATACGGTGGTGAAAGGCTCCAAAACTTTTAACATAAAAATTCTTATAGAGGATGTACCCAATGAATGACGAAGAAATAAAATTTGAAGAAATTAATCTCGAAGAAAAAAGGATTTTATTGGACATTCTTGGTTATGAAGTTGGCGAAGCCGGTATACTTTTAGATAAAAATACTAAGAAAGAGCATATCTGTCCAATAACAGACAGCGTTGTTTTTATTGAGAATGCGTCTGTTTTGCCTGGCTCCTCCGTTGTTATTAACACTTCTGAACTTTCTTTAGCGGAATATTTTACAAAATTCGTTGAAATGCGATGTAAGTAATGATTATTCCTGCCGATATACCTCCCGACCTTCTAGATAAAACTCTTCCTGAACTTTTAAAACTTGTTGCCTTACAAAAACTAACAGGAAAAATATTAGATTGGGCTACACAAAGAATAAAGGAACTGTGGGAGAAACGAGAGTATGGATTTACTCCTGAACCTGATGTCGCCTCTGGGCTACAAAAAATTAGTAAAAGCGACGCATATAGAAGAATGAAAGAGTGTATCGGAAATCATCGTTTTTTAGGATTGGTAAAACTTGGGTTCAGAGTTGATGAACTTAACGAACAGGGAAATACAACAGCAATAGCCAAGATTAAGAGTAATGTATTTGAAAAACATGGGGTTGAAGGAATTAGAATACTTACAATGGGTACAACAGGAGTACTTACGGGAATAATCCAGTACCTTAGTGACATGAAACTCAAAAACGATTATAGCCAAGCTATTATGGCAGACCATTTTGAGAAGATTATTAAAAACTGGATGCAGATAACGATATTCCATCAGGCAGTACAAGGGCAAAGAACATTAGAAAAAGGCATTCTTACTTATATGAAGGCTAACTACGATATATTTTTTGTATTTTCGATGGGCACCGCAAGTGAACAAGCCACAAAACTTATTGCACAACTTAAAAAAGATGGAATCATTAAGAAGAATGGGTATATGTTTGACCTATATCGAAGAAGGGAAGTGGCTGGAAGAGTAATGCATACGTGGGTATTCCAAAATATAAAAGAGTGGAGACCATTTGTTTGAGACGGTCATCTTTAATTTTATTTCCATGAATATGAACAATAAACACTGAGATTAAATACAAACCTCTGACTAGTTGGGATATTAGCGAACAATTCAACGAATATCTATTTATCATAAATCATATAATTACAAACATATTTTTATATCCCAAGGAACACCTCTAAAAACGAAACTAAAAATATAAAACAAGCATGTATAGAAGATATGAATAATTACATAATTTCAAATTTCATATTAATATAATGAGATAATATATGATTTCACATATATATGGCGAGATCGCGCACGTGGGCGGAGGATTTGTTGTGATCGATGTCGGGGGCATGGGATATCAGGTCAATGTGACAAAACCTGTGTTGCAGGAGCTTGCTACAAAAAAAGAAAAAATAAAACTGTACACATACCTCCATGTCAGGGATGATGCCCTGATGCTCTATGGGTTCATGACATCTTCCGAGCTTGAGATGTTCAAACTTTTAATAAGTGTGACGAGGGTTGGCCCGCAGATAGCGCTATCCATCCTGT
It includes:
- a CDS encoding bifunctional fructose-bisphosphatase/inositol-phosphate phosphatase translates to MSFYELCNNAAEAVEEAVSDLIGKPEAAVMLRIGADGTPTEKIDEVAENAALSTLLASGKSMRFVSEELGEKTIGKKPDFTFVLDPIDGTFNAVNNIPFFCVPVAIGNSDLSDIRYGYVKNLVNGDIYTAEKGKGAYLNGKKIHVSDLSNLSQLSVISYSHKPFAIAINNHSVRRVRVFGCAALELCYIASGIFDAFFDMRGMLRVTDIAAGKLIAEEAGGLVTDGTGKSLSTPLDVKQRVNVIASNGRVHQKLLELV
- a CDS encoding NAD(+)/NADH kinase, whose protein sequence is MHMKKIGLISRCDRDDVLALADEIVNHLSSNVEVLIDMKTAEKIHRKGTPVAEMRKKGAEFVISIGGDGTVLRGIQKMEDPLPVLGINMGTFGFLVDVDPEEALTVIDKVLSGFEVEDRSRLAIMLNYEPLPPATNEVVIITANPAKILSYRIFVDKNQLEELRADGVVFATPTGSTAYAMSAGGPIVDPGVDGTVIVPLAPFKLSSRPWVVPAKSEIRVELTVPKKEAVIVIDGQHTRKIKEDDTIFITKADKPARFVKTRKDGFYEKVKSKLA
- the ruvC gene encoding crossover junction endodeoxyribonuclease RuvC, which gives rise to MIIIGIDPGLATVGFGVLRKEKNTITPVSYGCIRTPAEKQVPERLLEIYSEICTLLEKYAPSAVAVERLFFNKNVTNAMSVSEARGVIFLAVQQKSIPIFEYTPNQIKQAITGSGRADKRQMQEMIKRLLNLDELPQPDDAADGLSIALCHINIIETGLCH